A stretch of the Musa acuminata AAA Group cultivar baxijiao chromosome BXJ2-7, Cavendish_Baxijiao_AAA, whole genome shotgun sequence genome encodes the following:
- the LOC135616834 gene encoding leucine-rich repeat receptor-like tyrosine-protein kinase PXC3, which yields MLAVSSLRCCHVFFSLVMATHLLLTSRPPAAAQLADQATMAALQQELAVAGWDSDSSGYCAWRGVTCGGGADRPVEALELPHRNLQGNISLVSQLRSLKRLDLSGNSFRGAIPPSLGSLEALQFLDLSMNRFEDRIPSSLGGLKDLRSLNLSNNVLLDEVPDELRNLARLQELQISGNKLSGRIPGWVGDLADLRVFSAYENILVGVIPRNLGSISQLKVLNLHSNQLEGGIPDSIFRSGNLEVLVLTLNRLNGSLPASIGNCQGLSNFRIGNNELVGSIPFSIGNISSLTYFEADNNRLSGEIPPEFAQCSNLTLLNLAYNGLTGTVPDNLGQLKNLQEFIVSGNSLGGEFPKSMLRCRNLSKLDLSYNRFNGSLPEDLCNMSRLQFLLLDHNSISREIPRGIGNCNRLLELQLGSNYLSGVIPPEIGKIKNLQIALNLSFNRLWGQVPRELGKLDKLVELDVSNNQLSGCIPLELKGMLSLIEVNFSNNQLRGQIPIFGPFQKSPRSSFLGNEGLCGDPLNSDCGTLFGSDYDSDHHKVSYKIILAVVGSGLTVFTMVSVVVGFFMLREKQEMDAKAAKVAGDVVVPRPQIAAGNVFIENLKQAIDFESVVKATMEDASKISSGTFSTVYKAVMPSGLIVSVRRLKSVDKTVTHHQNKMIRELERLGNLCHANLMRPIGYVIYEDVALLLHHHMPNGTLAELLHGTVQAEYEPDWPRRLSIAIGVAEGLAFLHHIAIIHLDISSSNIFLDSHFNPLIEEIEISKLLDPSKGTASISAVAGSFGYIPPEYAYTMQVTVSGNVYSFGVVLLEILTSKLPVDEVFGEGMDLVKWVHNASERGETPEQIMDARLSTFSFAWRKQMLGVLKVAMLCTDKTPAKRPKMKKVVEMLLESKDN from the exons ATGTTAGCGGTCAGTAGCCTTCGGTGCTGCCATGTCTTCTTCTCTCTCGTCATGGCCACCCACCTGCTGCTCACCAGCCGCCCACCAGCCGCAGCTCAGCTGGCTGACCAGGCTACCATGGCGGCCCTCCAACAGGAGCTCGCGGTGGCGGGATGGGATTCCGACAGTTCCGGTTACTGCGCGTGGCGCGGCGTCACCTGCGGCGGCGGCGCGGACCGTCCCGTGGAGGCGCTCGAGTTGCCCCATCGCAACCTCCAAGGTAACATCTCCCTCGTCTCCCAGCTCCGTTCTTTGAAGCGCTTAGACCTCTCCGGCAACTCGTTCCGCGGGGCCATTCCTCCGTCTCTCGGGAGTCTGGAAGCGCTCCAGTTCCTCGATCTGTCCATGAACAGGTTCGAGGACAGGATTCCTTCTTCTCTGGGCGGCCTCAAGGACCTCAGATCGCTGAACCTTTCCAATAACGTGCTCCTGGATGAAGTGCCTGATGAACTAAGGAACCTAGCCAGGTTGCAGGAGCTGCAGATTTCTGGAAACAAGCTCAGCGGCCGCATCCCCGGTTGGGTCGGAGACCTCGCTGATCTGAGAGTCTTCTCCGCGTACGAGAACATCTTAGTTGGTGTTATTCCCAGAAATCTGGGTTCCATCTCCCAGCTTAAGGTGCTCAACCTGCATTCCAACCAGCTCGAAGGAGGGATTCCCGATAGCATTTTCCGGTCGGGGAACTTGGAAGTTCTGGTGCTGACCTTGAACAGATTGAACGGCAGCCTTCCTGCGTCGATCGGGAACTGCCAAGGCCTCTCCAATTTTCGGATTGGGAACAATGAGCTGGTCGGAAGCATTCCCTTCTCCATCGGCAACATTAGCAGCCTCACGTACTTCGAGGCAGACAACAATCGCCTGTCGGGCGAGATTCCGCCGGAGTTTGCACAGTGCTCGAACCTCACCCTCTTGAACTTGGCCTACAATGGTCTCACGGGGACTGTCCCCGACAACCTCGGGCAGCTCAAGAACCTGCAAGAATTCATCGTCTCTGGCAACAGTCTCGGGGGTGAGTTCCCCAAGTCCATGCTCCGGTGCAGGAATCTTAGTAAGCTTGATTTGAGCTACAACCGATTCAATGGAAGCTTGCCAGAGGACCTCTGCAACATGTCGAGGTTGCAGTTCCTGCTTCTGGACCATAACTCCATTAGCCGGGAGATACCTCGAGGGATCGGCAATTGTAACAGGCTGCTCGAGCTACAGCTAGGGAGCAACTACCTTTCCGGTGTCATCCCACCCGAGATTGGTAAGATCAAGAACTTGCAGATTGCTCTCAACCTTAGCTTCAATCGTCTCTGGGGCCAAGTTCCTCGAGAGTTGGGGAAGCTTGATAAGCTGGTCGAGTTAGACGTCTCCAACAATCAACTTTCTGGATGTATTCCACTAGAACTCAAAGGCATGCTGAGTTTGATTGAGGTTAATTTCTCAAACAACCAGCTAAGAGGCCAAATACCGATTTTTGGACCATTTCAAAAGAGTCCTCGTTCGAGCTTTCTAGGCAATGAAGGATTATGTGGTGATCCGCTGAATTCAGATTGTGGAACTCTTTTCGGTTCTGACTATGATTCGGACCACCACAAGGTCTCATACAAGATAATTCTCGCGGTAGTTGGTTCTGGTTTGACTGTTTTCACTATGGTATCTGTTGTTGTTGGCTTCTTCATGCTAAGAGAGAAACAAGAGATGGATGCCAAGGCTGCTAAAGTTGCAGGGGACGTAGTTGTGCCTCGTCCGCAGATAGCAGCTGGAAATGTGTTCATAGAGAACTTGAAACAAGCCATAGACTTCGAAAGTGTCGTCAAAGCAACGATGGAGGATGCAAGTAAGATAAGCAGTGGAACGTTCAGTACTGTGTATAAGGCCGTTATGCCTTCAGGCCTCATAGTTTCAGTGAGGAGGCTGAAATCTGTGGACAAAACTGTGACTCACCACCAGAACAAAATGATCAGAGAACTCGAGAGGCTTGGAAATCTTTGCCATGCCAATTTGATGCGGCCGATTGGCTATGTGATCTACGAGGATGTGGCACTGTTGCTTCATCATCACATGCCTAATGGAACACTAGCGGAACTTCTTCATGGCACAGTACAGGCTGAGTATGAGCCAGACTGGCCAAGAAGGCTGTCTATAGCTATTGGAGTTGCCGAAGGATTAGCTTTTCTTCACCATATTGCCATCATCCATTTGGACATTTCATCAAGCAACATATTCTTGGATTCCCATTTTAACCCTCTGATTGAGGAGATAGAGATTTCCAAGCTGTTGGACCCATCAAAAGGAACTGCTAGTATCAGTGCAGTGGCAGGATCCTTCGGTTACATACCTCCAG AATATGCCTACACAATGCAAGTCACTGTCTCTGGAAATGTCTATAGCTTTGGGGTAGTGTTGCTTGAGATCTTAACATCCAAACTGCCAGTTGATGAGGTCTTTGGAGAGGGGATGGATCTGGTCAAATGGGTTCATAATGCATCGGAGAGGGGTGAGACCCCGGAGCAGATTATGGATGCAAGGCTCAGCACATTCTCGTTCGCTTGGAGGAAGCAAATGCTTGGTGTTTTGAAGGTTGCCATGCTCTGCACCGATAAGACGCCAGCGAAACGGCCAAAGATGAAGAAAGTAGTCGAGATGCTCCTCGAATCAAAAGACAACTAG
- the LOC135616837 gene encoding bax inhibitor 1-like, protein MDAFFKSGSWSHESLKNFRQITPAVQNHLKLVYLTLCCALAASAAGAYLHILMNLGGLLTTLGCLGSIMWLLSTPQYEEGKRFGLLMAAAALEGASIGPLIRLAVDFDTSILITAFVGTALAFGCFSGAAIVAKRREFLYLGGLLSSGLSVLLWLQFAGSIFGQSTAMFKVEIYFGLLVFLGYMVFDTQEIIERAHHGDRDYLKHALTLFTDFLAVFVRILVIMLKNASDKSEEKKRKKRS, encoded by the exons ATGGATGCGTTCTTCAAATCCGGCAGCTGGAGTCACGAATCGCTCAAAAATTTCCGGCAGATCACTCCCGCTGTCCAAAACCACCTCAAGCTG GTGTACTTGACGCTATGTTGTGCACTCGCGGCATCGGCGGCAGGAGCTTATCTGCACATTCTTATGAACCTTGGTGGCTTGTTGACCACGCTTGGCTGCCTCGGGAGCATCATGTGGTTGCTGTCGACGCCGCAGTATGAAGAG GGAAAGAGGTTTGGCCTTCTGATGGCCGCTGCTGCCTTGGAAGGGGCTTCCATTGGTCCTCTTATTCGGCTTGCTGTCGACTTCGACACGAG CATACTTATCACCGCTTTTGTGGGGACTGCACTCGCATTCGGATGTTTCTCAGGAGCAGCCATTGTAGCTAAGAGGAGGGAGTTCCTTTACTTGGGTGGCTTGCTATCATCTGGGCTCTCTGTCCTCCTATGGCTGCAGTTTGCTGGTTCCATCTTTGGACAATCTACTGCTATGTTCAAGGTCGAG ATTTACTTTGGCCTGTTGGTATTTCTCGGATACATGGTGTTTGACACCCAAGAGATCATAGAGAGAGCCCACCATGGCGATCGAGACTATCTGAAACATGCACTGACCCTCTTTACAGATTTTCTTGCAGTTTTTGTTCGTATTCTCGTCATCATG TTGAAAAATGCATCTGATAAGtccgaggagaagaaaagaaagaagagatcaTAG